A window of Falco cherrug isolate bFalChe1 chromosome 14, bFalChe1.pri, whole genome shotgun sequence genomic DNA:
aacatgcaaaactCCCAAAGGCTTCTCCTAGCACTGTCCTTACCTTCACGCAGTAATCCCCGGCCACCAGGAACTTGCTACTGCAGATGCAGCCGTGGAGCCGGGACTTCTCCCCCGTCTGGTGTAACCTGCAGCCGTATAGAACCGAGGGTAACACAGGTTGGTGGTGGATCCATCCCCGTGCCAGGGCTCCCTCCTGCTGTGCAGGGGACGGAGTACCAGGCACCCAGAGCAGCCAGAAGCCCTCTGCCTGTCTTGGTGGACCAACCCTGCCAAGCCAACCCTTCCAGCGGGTGCTGGAAGAGCCACTTTGGGCAAAATAATGAGACTTGCGGGTGAGCAGGGCCCGTAAGGAGAGCTGGCTGTGCCGTAGGGTGCTCCCGACACTGCCCTGCGGGTGCAGGGAAGGGGTTTTCTCCCTTCCAGACCTTTGCAGGCTTGAGGCCAGAAGCAGGGGCCAGTGATCGAGGGACATGGGTACTACTGCATCCAAACCCACCCCATACCCCTTCGCCAGCCTCCCACCCCAGTGTCCCAAGGTGGTGGAAACAATGTCTAGCGGGATCCCACCACTTACTGGGAGAGAGCAGGAAGCAGAGTGTGGCTTGTGGACTGTGGGTTGGACCCACTGATTTATGGGGGAGCTCACCTGTACAGGCCTCGGGCGGCTCCCAGGGCCATCCGAATGCGGATATCCCAGGAGAGATGCCGGTGCTTGGTCAGCACATCCCGCAGCGTCCCGTGCTTACAGTACTCCATGATGATGGAGAAGCAGGGGCTCccatctgcaaagcaaaatgttgAGCACGCTGCCTTGTGCCACCTCTCAGGAGGGGACCATGACAAACCGTTTGCCACCAGCTAGCAccggggacaggcaggggagggaaagggtgACATTAATGTGACACCCCTTACCTTTCTCCTCAATGCAGATCCCGTACATGCGCAGGATGTTTGGAGACTCAAACTTCTTCAGGGTCTGAATCTCCTTCTCGAAGATGTCTCTGACCTTGCTGCAGAAAGGGACAGCACAGTGAGACACCGGGAGCAAGGCACGGCATGGCGCTGTGCCACCTTCCTGTCCCAGCTGCCCCATGTTGCTCCCACCCAGAACAACTCACGCCGAGTCGGTGGTCAGCGGCCTCTTGAAGGTTTTGATGGCAACGGGGTACTTGAGGTACTCGCCCTCGTAGAGGTCGTAGCTGTCAGTGTCCTGCAGGTGCCTGTAGAAGGTGAGCTGGTGTGGCTCGATCTCGGTGATGTCTTCTCTTTTATCAACATTGACCTTCTTCAAGCCTGCTCCCGCCATGCACCAGGAGGGAACAACGGACACGTTAGTCAGGGCTCGGGGCGAAAGGACACAGTGCTCAGGGTGCCTAGAGATGTGATGCCAACTTACACTCCATCACACGCACGATTTTGTTCAGCTCGTGTTGCATCCAGTCTACCTTGCTCTCCATACATTGCCTGTTGATGTAGATCTCCCCGGGGGCATCTTCAGGCTCCTCAGTACCTGGGAAGAGACATGCACAGAGGTGGGGCCGCCGGATGAACATGCAGGGCTGGTGAGGTTAGTTTTTCTCAAGGTTTAAATGCCCCTTTGGCTCTCCTTGGCCACGGCCACCAAGGCgaagctgggcagcagctgaggagaggTGCCAGCGACTGTCTCAGGAAAAGCGGGTTTGTTAAATGCACACTTACTTGCGATCACCTGGTCCAAGAAAGCCCTGTCATCCCTCAGGTCCTCGGCATCCTGCCTGCGACATGTCTTTGGCTGGAAAGACTCCAGGAAagcctgcttctgctctgcctgcagcaggagtgAGAGCCCCTGGGCGATGTCCTCCAGGCTCTCGTTCACCCAGACGAACTCTTCGCCAGCGCTGTGAGCTCTCAGGAACTTCTGGATCCAGCTGGCCTGGCTGTATTTGATCACGAGTTTCTGGGCTTCCCCCAGCACCCGGAGCAGCTTCTTCAGCAGTTCCTCTTCGTGGTGGGAAATGTGCTTTCGCGGCTGAGCCTGGAGGATCCTCACGGGCTCCAGCAGGATCTGGATGCGCTCCACGAGACGCTGGCACTGGTGCTTACAGCACTTCACCTGCTCGAATTGGGCGTGGATG
This region includes:
- the MLKL gene encoding mixed lineage kinase domain-like protein, coding for MDIVERVFSVAQAIHAQFEQVKCCKHQCQRLVERIQILLEPVRILQAQPRKHISHHEEELLKKLLRVLGEAQKLVIKYSQASWIQKFLRAHSAGEEFVWVNESLEDIAQGLSLLLQAEQKQAFLESFQPKTCRRQDAEDLRDDRAFLDQVIASTEEPEDAPGEIYINRQCMESKVDWMQHELNKIVRVMECLKKVNVDKREDITEIEPHQLTFYRHLQDTDSYDLYEGEYLKYPVAIKTFKRPLTTDSAKVRDIFEKEIQTLKKFESPNILRMYGICIEEKDGSPCFSIIMEYCKHGTLRDVLTKHRHLSWDIRIRMALGAARGLYRLHQTGEKSRLHGCICSSKFLVAGDYCVKLSGFELCETESSIKRRVKKNWKQVSMLAYIAPENLKDINYPYKRPCEIYSFGIVLVEIATSKIPFEGCTTQEIIEKICNHHYQDPVGEDCPEDLRKVIDQCRAFDPSQRPSAEEIVDALADLEKSRNQGS